A stretch of the Amycolatopsis sp. BJA-103 genome encodes the following:
- a CDS encoding YbaB/EbfC family nucleoid-associated protein, translating to MTTDPYAMPDMDELLDQVRKQTEEVQRIQRSVEAMEVKAHSRQNEVTVVLRGDGRFTSIDIDPRALRQYDARNLSEIVLEAVNNGLQKLAEASSAKFAPVIESAKSIEA from the coding sequence GTGACCACCGACCCCTACGCCATGCCGGACATGGACGAGCTGCTGGACCAGGTCCGCAAGCAGACCGAAGAGGTGCAGCGCATCCAGCGTTCGGTCGAGGCGATGGAGGTCAAGGCGCACTCGCGGCAGAACGAGGTCACCGTCGTCCTGCGCGGTGACGGCCGGTTCACCTCGATCGACATCGACCCGCGCGCGCTGCGCCAGTACGACGCGCGCAACCTCTCGGAGATCGTGCTGGAGGCGGTCAACAACGGGCTGCAGAAGCTGGCCGAGGCCAGCAGCGCCAAATTCGCCCCGGTCATCGAGTCCGCCAAGTCGATCGAAGCATGA
- a CDS encoding WXG100 family type VII secretion target: MVDASGVVSSILSNYRRLVVEYQRRVTGDPSALNASAQRCGERASTVSGRADEIGKAAKALNASWEGDAYIAFATAAAKLSQELGELGAKLSDQSNRLRAGAQALQGAKSCVDSILAQFDQYAAQLVSQARTANANAVNAFISAARQLGERAAQAAQEIADELSEELARLFPPEGAGRIEHELGKWGRGPLYWLNGEALDGRKRPRSHPSWFGNSGWKKLTWDGLEGTRAPRAGDTPFGRPKPEGLRDKAWGNTEITYAKWKQEQDGFTPGWDAKVSSQGWDLKASGHAELAAFKEEVEGKKEWGVASGSAKGTAFVGGEVNGSLQAGAHGVGVHANAFVGGKVEGELAADVAGVGVGASGTLQYGIGAQLDGQAVYDAGHIKVNFKAGVALGLGAGIGAKIDIDLPKIADTVGEYGGAAVDAVSGAAGQAADAVGEAWDDAVSYVGTW, from the coding sequence GTGGTCGACGCGTCGGGCGTCGTCAGCTCGATCTTGTCGAATTACCGGCGGCTCGTGGTCGAGTACCAGCGGCGGGTCACCGGCGACCCCTCGGCGCTGAACGCGTCCGCCCAGCGGTGCGGCGAGCGGGCGTCGACGGTTTCTGGCCGGGCGGACGAGATCGGCAAAGCGGCGAAGGCGCTCAACGCGTCCTGGGAGGGCGACGCCTACATCGCGTTCGCCACGGCCGCGGCGAAACTGAGCCAGGAACTCGGTGAGCTCGGCGCCAAACTGAGCGACCAGTCGAACCGGCTGCGGGCGGGCGCGCAGGCCCTGCAGGGCGCGAAGTCCTGTGTGGACTCGATCCTCGCGCAGTTCGACCAGTACGCCGCGCAGCTCGTCAGCCAGGCGCGGACGGCGAACGCGAACGCGGTCAACGCCTTCATCTCCGCCGCCCGCCAGCTCGGCGAACGCGCCGCGCAGGCGGCACAGGAGATCGCCGACGAGCTGAGCGAGGAACTCGCGCGGCTGTTCCCGCCGGAGGGCGCCGGCCGGATCGAGCACGAACTCGGCAAATGGGGTCGCGGCCCGTTGTACTGGCTCAACGGCGAAGCGCTCGACGGCCGCAAGCGCCCGCGTTCGCATCCTTCCTGGTTCGGTAATTCCGGCTGGAAGAAGCTCACCTGGGACGGTCTCGAAGGCACGCGCGCGCCGCGTGCCGGCGACACCCCGTTCGGCAGGCCGAAGCCGGAGGGCCTGCGCGACAAGGCCTGGGGCAACACCGAGATCACCTATGCCAAGTGGAAGCAGGAGCAGGACGGTTTCACCCCGGGGTGGGACGCCAAGGTGTCCTCGCAGGGCTGGGATCTCAAGGCGTCCGGCCACGCCGAACTCGCCGCCTTCAAGGAAGAGGTCGAAGGCAAGAAGGAATGGGGCGTCGCTTCGGGCAGCGCCAAGGGGACCGCGTTCGTCGGCGGCGAGGTGAACGGTTCGCTCCAGGCGGGCGCGCACGGTGTCGGCGTGCACGCCAACGCCTTCGTCGGAGGTAAGGTCGAAGGCGAGCTCGCGGCGGACGTGGCCGGGGTGGGCGTCGGCGCGAGCGGCACCCTCCAGTACGGAATCGGCGCGCAGCTCGACGGCCAGGCGGTTTACGACGCCGGGCACATCAAGGTCAACTTCAAGGCGGGTGTCGCACTCGGTCTCGGTGCCGGGATCGGCGCGAAGATCGACATCGACCTGCCGAAGATCGCGGACACCGTCGGCGAGTACGGCGGCGCGGCCGTCGACGCGGTGAGCGGTGCGGCGGGCCAGGCGGCGGACGCCGTCGGCGAGGCGTGGGACGACGCGGTCTCCTACGTGGGCACCTGGTGA
- a CDS encoding WXG100 family type VII secretion target, protein MVGTGEYRAEPEAMRSAVGNLGGIIMQGINVVGDLERTVLQPMSFATFGSAVAAANTAMQSQQVVAVRTLLQLLQQINGFIKSSADAYQAADEAVAGGYGGRPGGGAGSTSSIWGNSHASELATLAINDSAGSNGEPSSVGNVLRYLGDARLGQLGDHPITDARFHGVSDFNDWLAGDADNQARVGVIEVYAGTARNFGDVPGGVHSGDVVVVEPLLFSDNKPVIAIAGEGGLLYNHGLVEADINGLAKVSVYRPASV, encoded by the coding sequence ATGGTCGGCACGGGCGAGTACCGGGCGGAGCCCGAGGCCATGCGCTCGGCGGTCGGGAACCTGGGCGGCATCATCATGCAGGGCATCAATGTCGTCGGCGACCTCGAGCGCACCGTCCTGCAGCCGATGTCGTTCGCCACGTTCGGCAGTGCGGTGGCGGCCGCCAACACGGCCATGCAGAGCCAGCAGGTGGTCGCGGTCCGCACCCTCCTGCAACTGCTGCAGCAGATCAACGGCTTCATCAAGAGCAGCGCCGACGCCTACCAGGCCGCCGACGAGGCGGTCGCGGGCGGCTACGGAGGCCGTCCCGGCGGCGGCGCGGGATCGACCTCGTCGATCTGGGGGAACTCGCACGCGTCCGAACTGGCGACGCTGGCCATCAACGACAGCGCCGGGAGCAACGGCGAACCGTCGTCGGTCGGCAATGTGCTGCGCTACCTGGGGGACGCGCGGCTGGGGCAGCTCGGCGACCACCCGATCACCGACGCGCGGTTCCACGGCGTCTCGGACTTCAACGACTGGCTGGCCGGTGACGCCGACAACCAGGCGCGGGTCGGGGTCATCGAGGTCTACGCCGGTACGGCGCGCAACTTCGGCGACGTGCCCGGCGGGGTGCACAGCGGCGACGTCGTCGTGGTCGAACCGCTCCTGTTCTCCGACAACAAGCCGGTCATCGCCATCGCCGGAGAGGGCGGACTGCTCTACAACCACGGACTCGTCGAAGCGGACATCAACGGCCTGGCGAAGGTCAGCGTCTACCGCCCGGCTTCCGTCTGA
- the eccCa gene encoding type VII secretion protein EccCa, protein MSATRDRMPALGEQPGEIVLQSPPMLPKGSSGGAMQLLMFMPMMLGMGAMSFVYIGRDGGVMTYIFGALFLTAMAGMVVMSLGRGGAAKKAQINEERRDYQRYLTGLRGQVRDIADSQRAAMAALQPDPADLWAYIETGKLWDRRRSDSQFGQVRVGTGPQRLATPLKAPQTVPLEDLDPVCSTNLKHFIRTYSTVDGLPVAVSLRSFAQVSLSGRRPDTLGTARAMLTQLATFHSPGDLRIALCVKDDRLHDWEWAKWLPHVASTAADAAGPRRLVDADSGKLADLLGPDLGDRPAFTRRPDSRLDLPHIVVIVDGGHTLADPRLVAEEGRLGVTVVEIGAEQPRSVSSERLLSLHMSPEQLGMVVGDGTEQRLGFLGTPDTLDRGAAEALARMLTPLFQGAAVVSEAPMSATFGLAGLLGIGDPRDTDTEVTWAPRSARDRLRIPLGINPEGRPVDLDLKESAEGGMGPHGLVIGATGSGKSELLRTLVTALAVTHSSEKLNLALIDFKGGATFAGMTGLPHTCAVITNLSDDLALVDRMADALNGELLRRQELLHAAGNYASVRDYEKARESGVNLRPMPSLLVIIDEFSELLSSRPEFIDLFVAIGRLGRSLGIHLLLASQRLEEGRLRGLDSHLSYRIGLRTFSASESRAVLGVADAYQLPPVPGSAYLKSDNDTLIRLKAAYVSGELPPRSKIVRKDGQSLGLMPFTLAPVEIPVTVEAEEPVEKGTGETIIGAMISRLEGKGPEAHQIWLPPLAEPPTLDQLLPPLGEDAARGLCPLGWGGNGKLMIPVALVDKPFEQRRDMLWADFSGAAGHALIVGAPQSGKSTLMRDIAAMLALTHTPEEVQLFVLDMGGGALAPIAGLPHVSGYATRRDAQRCRRVVAELTTLLEQREEFFSANGIESITTFRQRRAEFKESTEGREFGDVFLFVDNWTTIRQEYEQLEEQITSLASRGLGFGIHVVVSINQWMGMRAPLRDAIGTKFELRLGEPADSLIDRKIAQNVPADRPGRGLTADKLHFLAALPRIDADQRPDTVGAGGLDLNRRISAAWKGKPAPAVRLLPPEIPLDSLEAGPRKQVTLGIAESNLRPVYLDFATEPHFVAFGDVESGKSSLLRAIAQGITSKYSPTEAAIIVADYRRGLLGAVPESHLLGYAGSETALTGLIEQCQQAMRNRLPGSDVTPEQLRNRSWWRGPELFVLVDDYEMVATVGRNPLLPLLEFLPQARDIGLHLILARGSGGAGRSLFEPVLQRIRELGSPGLVMSGSREEGALLGDVKPGPQPAGRGMLVSRRHGTGLVQVAWTKPVED, encoded by the coding sequence ATGAGCGCCACTCGCGACCGCATGCCGGCCCTGGGCGAGCAGCCCGGTGAAATCGTCCTGCAGTCCCCGCCGATGCTGCCGAAGGGCTCCTCCGGCGGAGCCATGCAACTGCTGATGTTCATGCCGATGATGCTGGGCATGGGCGCCATGTCGTTCGTCTACATCGGACGCGACGGCGGGGTGATGACCTACATCTTCGGCGCGTTGTTCCTCACCGCGATGGCGGGCATGGTGGTGATGTCGCTCGGCCGCGGCGGCGCGGCGAAGAAGGCGCAGATCAACGAGGAGCGCCGGGACTACCAGCGCTATCTGACCGGTTTGCGCGGCCAGGTCCGCGACATCGCGGACAGCCAGCGCGCGGCCATGGCGGCGTTGCAGCCCGATCCGGCGGATCTCTGGGCGTACATCGAGACGGGGAAGCTGTGGGATCGCCGCCGGTCCGACTCGCAGTTCGGGCAGGTGCGCGTCGGGACGGGGCCGCAGCGGCTCGCGACGCCGTTGAAAGCGCCGCAAACCGTGCCGCTGGAAGACCTCGATCCGGTGTGCTCGACGAACCTCAAGCACTTCATCCGGACCTATTCGACGGTCGACGGTCTCCCGGTCGCGGTCTCGCTGAGGTCGTTCGCGCAGGTCAGTCTGTCCGGCCGCCGTCCGGACACGCTCGGGACCGCGCGGGCGATGCTGACCCAGCTCGCGACCTTCCACTCACCCGGCGACCTGCGGATCGCGCTGTGCGTCAAGGACGACCGGCTGCACGACTGGGAATGGGCGAAGTGGCTGCCGCACGTCGCCTCCACCGCCGCCGACGCGGCCGGTCCGCGACGGCTCGTCGACGCCGACTCCGGGAAGCTCGCCGACCTCCTCGGCCCCGACCTCGGCGACCGGCCCGCGTTCACCCGACGGCCGGATTCCCGGCTGGACCTGCCGCATATCGTCGTGATCGTGGACGGCGGGCACACCCTCGCCGACCCGCGGCTCGTCGCCGAAGAAGGCAGGCTCGGCGTCACGGTGGTGGAGATCGGCGCGGAGCAGCCGCGGTCGGTTTCGTCCGAACGGCTGCTGAGCCTGCACATGAGCCCCGAACAACTCGGGATGGTCGTCGGCGACGGCACCGAGCAGCGGCTCGGATTCCTCGGCACCCCGGACACGTTGGACCGCGGTGCCGCCGAAGCGCTGGCCAGGATGCTGACGCCGCTGTTCCAGGGGGCGGCGGTGGTCAGCGAAGCACCGATGTCGGCGACGTTCGGACTGGCCGGGCTGCTCGGCATCGGCGACCCGCGCGACACCGACACCGAGGTCACCTGGGCGCCGCGTTCGGCGCGGGACCGGTTGCGGATCCCGCTGGGCATCAATCCCGAAGGCAGGCCGGTCGACCTCGACCTCAAGGAGTCCGCGGAAGGCGGGATGGGCCCGCACGGGCTGGTCATCGGCGCGACCGGGTCCGGCAAGAGCGAGTTGCTGCGGACGCTGGTGACCGCGCTCGCCGTCACCCATTCGTCGGAAAAGCTCAACCTCGCGCTCATCGACTTCAAGGGTGGCGCGACGTTCGCGGGGATGACCGGGCTGCCGCACACCTGCGCCGTCATCACCAACCTGTCCGACGATCTCGCGCTGGTCGACCGCATGGCGGACGCGCTGAACGGCGAGCTCTTGCGGCGTCAGGAGCTGCTGCACGCGGCCGGGAACTACGCGTCGGTGCGGGACTACGAAAAGGCCAGGGAATCCGGCGTCAACCTGCGGCCGATGCCGTCGCTGCTGGTGATCATCGACGAATTCAGCGAACTGCTGTCGTCGCGGCCGGAGTTCATCGACCTGTTCGTCGCGATCGGACGGCTGGGGCGGAGTCTCGGGATCCACCTGCTGCTGGCGTCGCAGCGGTTGGAGGAAGGACGGCTGCGCGGACTGGATTCGCACCTGTCGTACCGGATCGGCCTGCGGACCTTCTCCGCGTCGGAGAGCCGCGCGGTGCTCGGGGTCGCGGACGCCTACCAGCTTCCGCCCGTGCCGGGCTCGGCTTATCTGAAGTCCGACAACGACACCCTCATCCGGCTCAAGGCCGCGTACGTCTCGGGAGAGCTGCCACCGCGCAGCAAGATCGTGCGCAAGGACGGCCAAAGCCTCGGGCTGATGCCGTTCACGCTGGCGCCGGTGGAGATCCCGGTGACCGTCGAAGCGGAGGAACCGGTCGAAAAGGGCACCGGCGAGACGATCATCGGCGCGATGATCTCGCGACTCGAAGGCAAAGGCCCGGAAGCGCACCAGATCTGGCTGCCGCCGCTGGCCGAACCGCCCACGCTGGACCAGCTGCTTCCGCCGCTCGGCGAGGACGCCGCACGCGGTCTGTGCCCGCTGGGCTGGGGCGGGAACGGCAAGCTGATGATCCCGGTCGCCTTGGTGGACAAGCCGTTCGAGCAGCGGCGCGACATGCTGTGGGCCGATTTCTCCGGTGCCGCCGGGCACGCGCTGATCGTCGGAGCGCCGCAGAGCGGCAAGAGCACGCTGATGCGGGACATCGCCGCGATGCTCGCGCTCACCCACACGCCGGAAGAGGTCCAGCTGTTCGTCCTGGACATGGGCGGTGGCGCGCTGGCGCCGATCGCCGGGCTGCCCCACGTGTCCGGATACGCGACGCGCCGCGACGCCCAGCGCTGCCGCCGGGTCGTCGCGGAACTGACGACCCTGCTCGAACAGCGTGAGGAGTTCTTCTCCGCCAACGGGATCGAGTCGATCACGACGTTCCGCCAGCGGCGTGCGGAGTTCAAGGAGAGCACAGAGGGCCGCGAGTTCGGCGACGTCTTCCTGTTCGTGGACAACTGGACCACGATCCGGCAGGAATACGAGCAGCTGGAGGAGCAGATCACCAGCCTGGCCTCGCGCGGGCTCGGTTTCGGCATCCACGTCGTCGTCTCGATCAACCAGTGGATGGGCATGCGGGCGCCGCTGCGCGACGCCATCGGCACCAAATTCGAACTGCGGCTGGGTGAACCGGCGGACTCGCTGATCGACCGCAAGATCGCGCAGAACGTCCCGGCGGACCGGCCGGGTCGCGGGCTGACCGCGGACAAACTGCACTTCCTCGCGGCGCTCCCGCGGATCGATGCGGATCAGCGGCCGGACACCGTCGGCGCGGGCGGCCTGGATCTGAACCGGCGGATTTCCGCCGCTTGGAAGGGAAAGCCGGCTCCGGCCGTGCGGCTGCTGCCGCCCGAGATCCCACTCGACTCGCTGGAAGCGGGGCCGCGCAAACAGGTCACGCTCGGCATCGCGGAATCGAATCTGCGGCCGGTGTACCTCGATTTCGCCACCGAACCGCATTTCGTGGCCTTCGGCGATGTGGAATCCGGAAAGAGCTCGCTCCTGCGCGCGATCGCGCAAGGCATCACTTCGAAGTATTCGCCGACGGAGGCCGCGATCATCGTCGCCGACTACCGGCGAGGGCTGCTCGGCGCGGTGCCGGAGTCGCATCTGCTGGGCTACGCGGGTTCCGAGACCGCGCTGACTGGGCTGATCGAACAGTGCCAGCAGGCCATGCGGAACCGGCTTCCCGGTTCGGATGTCACGCCCGAGCAGTTGCGGAACCGCTCGTGGTGGCGGGGGCCGGAGCTGTTCGTGCTCGTCGACGACTACGAAATGGTCGCGACCGTGGGCCGGAACCCGTTGCTGCCGCTGCTGGAATTCCTGCCGCAGGCACGGGACATCGGCCTGCACCTCATCCTCGCGCGCGGGAGCGGCGGGGCCGGGCGCTCGCTGTTCGAGCCGGTGCTGCAACGGATTCGCGAACTGGGGTCGCCTGGTCTCGTGATGTCCGGGTCGCGGGAAGAGGGTGCGCTGCTCGGGGACGTGAAGCCGGGGCCGCAGCCTGCCGGGCGGGGCATGCTGGTTTCGCGGAGGCACGGGACGGGGCTGGTCCAGGTGGCTTGGACGAAGCCTGTGGAGGACTGA
- a CDS encoding HNH endonuclease signature motif containing protein: MTTTLAFNLKAARFLETAFDEEVSHRQAQGRQVRALAEFAAVGGSRRSVTEEVALRLSVSRNQAFLLVETSCALVARLPNTLAALEKGDIDLFKASKVTRLTRDVSDEVAAQVDEWMSLRLAGRDPSAIRSSVNHAVQKFDPDGYRDRAKKKRELRHISLEHDDETMSTLSGYLPTEVASSIYASMSRAARTRRAEDKSRTLDQHRADIFGERLLAEDGRGKPRAHIHVYVDLLTLVGVREDPAILAGYGPIPDWLVREIASDPDSTWSRLITDPATGQLLEASAGTYRSPASLARLIKARDRECTHPGCHRPAEFSEIDHITGWARDGKTNHHNCHGNCKIHNLLKEEPGWYAEPTGNGGTTLTTPSGHTYDATPEPLHEPREEPEDDRPA, from the coding sequence ATGACCACAACTCTTGCTTTTAACCTGAAAGCTGCTCGGTTTCTTGAGACCGCGTTCGACGAGGAGGTTTCACATCGTCAGGCGCAGGGTCGTCAGGTCCGCGCGTTAGCCGAGTTCGCCGCCGTCGGCGGGTCGCGAAGATCGGTGACCGAGGAGGTGGCTTTGCGCCTCTCGGTCTCCCGCAATCAAGCGTTCCTGCTCGTCGAGACCTCCTGCGCCCTGGTGGCCCGATTGCCGAACACCTTGGCGGCACTGGAGAAGGGCGATATCGATCTGTTCAAGGCGTCCAAGGTCACCAGGTTGACCCGTGACGTGTCGGACGAGGTCGCCGCGCAGGTGGACGAATGGATGTCCCTACGTCTGGCGGGTCGTGATCCTTCGGCGATCCGCAGTTCGGTGAACCACGCCGTGCAGAAGTTCGATCCCGACGGATATCGGGATCGAGCGAAAAAGAAACGCGAGCTACGGCATATTTCGCTGGAGCACGACGACGAGACCATGTCCACGCTCTCGGGATACCTCCCCACGGAGGTGGCCAGTTCGATCTATGCCTCGATGAGCCGGGCCGCACGAACGCGCCGAGCGGAAGACAAGTCCCGCACCCTCGACCAGCATCGCGCCGACATCTTCGGCGAACGTCTCCTCGCAGAAGACGGCCGCGGAAAGCCTCGCGCGCACATTCACGTCTATGTGGATCTCCTGACCCTGGTCGGTGTTCGCGAGGACCCTGCCATCCTGGCGGGCTACGGGCCCATTCCGGACTGGCTGGTCCGTGAAATCGCTTCGGATCCGGATTCGACTTGGTCGCGGTTGATCACCGATCCCGCGACCGGTCAACTCCTCGAAGCCAGTGCCGGCACCTATCGGTCACCGGCCTCATTGGCCCGGCTGATCAAGGCGCGGGATCGGGAATGCACCCATCCCGGCTGTCACCGTCCGGCGGAGTTCTCCGAAATCGACCACATCACCGGCTGGGCCCGCGACGGCAAAACCAATCACCACAACTGCCACGGCAACTGCAAAATTCACAACTTACTCAAAGAAGAACCCGGCTGGTACGCCGAACCCACCGGAAACGGCGGCACGACCCTCACCACCCCAAGCGGGCACACCTACGACGCGACACCCGAACCACTCCACGAACCACGCGAAGAACCAGAGGACGACAGGCCGGCGTGA
- the cpt gene encoding chloramphenicol phosphotransferase CPT — protein sequence MTTRVIVLNGGSSSGKSGIARCLQAVLPEPWLTLGVDTLIDAMPSTVDDGIDFASDGGVNVGSGFQRLENAWMAGVAAMVRAGARVIVDDAFLGGAESQRRWREALDGLEVLWIGVHCDGVVAAGREMARGDRVAGMAEAQAEAVHRGVVYDFEVDTGLNEALVCAREIGSRVT from the coding sequence GTGACTACTCGGGTGATCGTGCTGAACGGTGGGTCCAGTTCGGGTAAGTCGGGGATCGCCCGATGCCTGCAGGCGGTGCTGCCGGAGCCTTGGCTCACTCTCGGCGTCGACACCTTGATCGACGCCATGCCGTCCACTGTCGACGATGGGATCGACTTCGCGAGCGACGGCGGGGTGAACGTCGGCTCCGGGTTCCAACGTCTCGAAAACGCGTGGATGGCCGGTGTCGCGGCGATGGTGCGGGCGGGCGCGCGGGTCATTGTCGACGACGCGTTCCTGGGCGGCGCGGAATCGCAGCGGCGGTGGCGTGAGGCGCTCGACGGGCTCGAAGTGTTGTGGATCGGGGTTCACTGTGACGGTGTTGTCGCCGCCGGGCGGGAGATGGCGCGAGGGGACCGGGTCGCGGGGATGGCGGAGGCGCAGGCCGAGGCCGTGCATCGGGGTGTGGTCTATGACTTCGAGGTGGACACGGGGTTGAACGAGGCTTTGGTGTGTGCGCGGGAGATCGGTTCGCGAGTCACCTAG
- a CDS encoding S1 family peptidase, with product MSKIVATVAGAAAALTLAATPAANAGQDIIGGGTVSSAPWGAQIYWDDATAFGGFNCSGTIIAPQWVLTAKHCLNKPGMHVKVGNVNLNQGTEADVDQQKAAPSGDIALLHLTTAVSTTYMKLGTANPSSGTTNQIYGWGRTQGNNPPSSVLKTANVRITGTSSDAYGGQAIASVGVNGSAWHGDSGGPQLSGGVQVGVCSTGSNSGTNPQGTQNYASVAASRSWIRTTAGV from the coding sequence ATGTCCAAGATCGTCGCAACGGTGGCCGGCGCCGCCGCGGCGCTGACCCTTGCCGCCACCCCCGCCGCGAACGCGGGCCAGGACATCATCGGCGGCGGCACCGTGAGTTCCGCGCCGTGGGGCGCCCAGATCTACTGGGACGACGCCACCGCGTTCGGCGGTTTCAACTGCTCCGGCACGATCATCGCCCCGCAGTGGGTCCTCACCGCGAAGCACTGCCTCAACAAGCCCGGCATGCACGTGAAGGTCGGCAACGTGAACCTGAACCAGGGCACCGAAGCCGACGTCGACCAGCAGAAAGCCGCCCCGAGCGGCGACATCGCGCTGCTGCACCTCACGACCGCGGTCAGCACGACGTACATGAAGCTCGGCACCGCGAACCCGTCCAGCGGCACCACCAACCAGATCTACGGCTGGGGTCGCACGCAGGGCAACAACCCGCCGTCGAGCGTCCTGAAGACGGCCAACGTCCGCATCACCGGAACCAGCAGCGACGCGTACGGCGGCCAGGCCATCGCCAGTGTCGGCGTCAACGGTTCGGCCTGGCACGGCGACTCGGGCGGCCCGCAGCTCTCGGGCGGCGTCCAGGTCGGTGTCTGCTCGACCGGCAGCAACTCCGGCACGAACCCGCAGGGCACCCAGAACTACGCCAGTGTCGCGGCGAGCCGCAGCTGGATCCGCACCACCGCGGGAGTCTGA
- a CDS encoding WXG100 family type VII secretion target gives MTGTGYQADAAAMARAVQGFEETASNAKTTMASLESELTQTLHNYKGDQAVAFWDLQRRLQEKMTIAVNELNTMSRLVHESNRNYNSGDEQVRESLTGVSGTVDQTVIHRLNP, from the coding sequence ATGACCGGTACGGGATATCAGGCAGACGCAGCTGCGATGGCGCGCGCCGTCCAGGGGTTCGAGGAAACCGCGTCGAATGCCAAAACGACGATGGCCAGCTTGGAGAGCGAGTTGACCCAGACCCTGCACAACTACAAGGGTGACCAGGCCGTCGCGTTCTGGGACCTGCAGCGCCGCCTGCAGGAGAAGATGACCATCGCCGTGAACGAGCTCAACACGATGTCGCGCCTCGTCCACGAAAGCAACCGGAACTACAACTCGGGTGACGAGCAGGTCCGGGAAAGCCTGACCGGGGTCAGCGGGACCGTCGACCAGACCGTGATCCACCGGCTCAACCCCTGA
- a CDS encoding WXG100 family type VII secretion target translates to MTSTAHTNFAAFSHQQLYAMLQAGDPNTARHAAHKWQSTGSGLFEQAENLTGELKDFSGSWTGGAADKYHTMITDLVGGIRKVAQTAHAMNHLLEDAADALVKAKKEMPPPVAVPDVSPADLALAVNPPLLPPDSSQATVIAAAQQRQQAISNVEAQQQAAGAANAAHSKAIVVMTQLAGEYSTAEESIPASPNAVAPPPVTGGGTAPGGGSVGNNIGGTPGVGVLPGDNTHPLPSDGSTPPTTGQPQPPKSNPLFGDMFTAGLAAASAAAFGRFGSIMPRVPGWANGKNPNDGKDKNGDAAGGGAGAAGATAGGAGGGIPIGGGAPSLDGGAIGAGGGFSGPGEAPAAFSGLAGDGSSGSAMSGLAGGAAGAAGAAAAKGAMPMMPMMPMGMGAGGDMGSGRRIPPWLVETENVWGQSSPVAPAVLGEESEQY, encoded by the coding sequence ATGACCAGCACCGCTCACACGAACTTCGCCGCCTTTTCGCACCAGCAGCTCTACGCGATGCTGCAGGCGGGCGACCCCAACACGGCACGGCACGCGGCCCACAAATGGCAGTCCACCGGCTCCGGGCTGTTCGAACAGGCCGAGAACCTGACCGGCGAGTTGAAGGACTTCTCCGGCAGCTGGACCGGCGGCGCCGCCGACAAGTACCACACGATGATCACCGACCTGGTCGGCGGCATCCGCAAGGTCGCCCAGACCGCGCACGCGATGAACCACCTCCTCGAGGACGCGGCGGACGCGCTGGTGAAGGCCAAGAAGGAGATGCCGCCGCCGGTCGCGGTGCCCGACGTCTCCCCCGCCGACCTCGCGCTGGCCGTGAACCCGCCGCTGCTGCCCCCGGATTCGTCGCAGGCGACGGTCATCGCCGCCGCGCAGCAGCGGCAGCAGGCGATCTCGAACGTCGAGGCGCAGCAGCAGGCCGCGGGCGCGGCCAACGCGGCGCACAGCAAGGCGATCGTGGTGATGACCCAGCTCGCCGGCGAGTACTCCACGGCGGAAGAGTCCATTCCGGCCTCGCCGAACGCCGTCGCCCCGCCGCCGGTCACCGGTGGCGGCACGGCCCCCGGCGGTGGCTCCGTCGGCAACAACATCGGCGGGACGCCCGGCGTCGGGGTGCTGCCGGGCGACAACACGCACCCGTTGCCGTCGGACGGCTCCACCCCGCCCACCACCGGGCAGCCCCAGCCCCCCAAGTCGAACCCGTTGTTCGGCGACATGTTCACCGCAGGTCTCGCTGCGGCCTCGGCCGCCGCGTTCGGCCGGTTCGGCTCGATCATGCCGCGCGTCCCGGGTTGGGCCAACGGCAAGAACCCGAACGACGGCAAGGACAAGAACGGTGACGCCGCCGGAGGTGGCGCCGGTGCGGCCGGCGCGACCGCGGGCGGTGCCGGTGGCGGCATCCCGATCGGCGGCGGAGCGCCCTCGCTGGACGGCGGCGCGATCGGCGCGGGCGGCGGGTTCTCCGGTCCCGGCGAGGCACCGGCCGCGTTCTCCGGTCTGGCGGGCGACGGTTCCTCGGGCAGCGCGATGAGCGGGCTGGCGGGCGGAGCGGCCGGTGCCGCGGGCGCGGCGGCGGCCAAGGGCGCGATGCCGATGATGCCCATGATGCCGATGGGCATGGGCGCGGGCGGCGACATGGGCTCCGGGCGCCGGATCCCGCCGTGGCTCGTGGAGACCGAGAACGTCTGGGGTCAGTCGTCCCCGGTCGCTCCCGCCGTGCTCGGCGAAGAATCCGAACAGTACTGA